In Brassica rapa cultivar Chiifu-401-42 chromosome A06, CAAS_Brap_v3.01, whole genome shotgun sequence, a single window of DNA contains:
- the LOC103871415 gene encoding uncharacterized protein LOC103871415 yields MKKQRYLVFVFVLFSFLVFVNLSEGRSGGVAEEYWKKIMKNEPLPEPIKELLNNPFRTGEERFVKDFKTKSIVIIYHNPNV; encoded by the exons atgaagaaaCAACGTTACTTGGTCTTCGTCTTTGTCCTTTTCAGCTTTCTCGTG TTTGTGAATCTGAGTGAAGGAAGATCTGGAGGAGTTGCAGAGGAATATTGGAAGAAGATAATGAAGAATGAGCCATTACCTGAACCAATCAAAGAGCTTCTCAACAATCCATTTAGGACAGGAGAAGAGAGGTTCGTCAAGGATTTTAAAACCAAATCTATCGTCATCATCTACCACAATCCTAACGTATGA